A DNA window from Meiothermus cerbereus DSM 11376 contains the following coding sequences:
- a CDS encoding vWA domain-containing protein: MTLSTPQLLSHVVAFVRSLRSEGMVVTPGQTATFARALGEISIFDPEAFFYAAQSTLLTRQEDRAKFAEAFRKFWQHLGLERFPAELLNQAPLPPKKEQKARPGEVGREPRSSERSSNQPQPVVDRALTFSETEVLKQKRFDQMSEAELEAARRLLYGFVWNPPERRTRRLKARGKEQLDLRKSFRRALKHQGELVVLEQRSRKHKPRPIVALADVSGSMERYARMLLHFLHAFSLEQTRQGVRQVESFTFGTRLTRITRTLKKRSVDAALSEVGQQVKDWSGGTRIGACLHSFNQSWAKRVLGRGAIVLVISDGWDQGDPELLAFEMERLQKSCHRLIWLNPLLGTPGYQPLTRGLVAALPYIDDFLPVHNLNSLEMLVEVLQGLERRPGSAH; this comes from the coding sequence ATGACCCTGTCCACCCCACAGTTACTGAGCCATGTGGTGGCCTTCGTACGTAGCCTGCGAAGCGAGGGCATGGTGGTTACGCCAGGGCAGACCGCTACCTTTGCCAGGGCCTTAGGGGAGATTTCCATCTTTGACCCGGAGGCTTTTTTCTATGCGGCCCAGAGCACCCTCCTGACCCGGCAGGAAGACCGGGCTAAGTTTGCCGAAGCGTTTCGCAAGTTCTGGCAACACCTTGGCCTGGAACGTTTTCCAGCAGAGCTGCTCAATCAGGCCCCGCTACCTCCCAAAAAAGAGCAAAAGGCCCGGCCCGGCGAGGTGGGGCGCGAGCCGCGCTCCTCGGAGCGAAGCTCCAACCAACCCCAGCCCGTGGTGGATCGCGCCCTTACCTTCTCCGAGACCGAGGTGCTCAAGCAAAAGCGCTTCGACCAGATGAGTGAAGCCGAGCTCGAGGCCGCCCGCAGGCTGCTGTATGGCTTCGTATGGAACCCCCCCGAGCGGCGTACCCGCCGTCTGAAAGCCCGCGGCAAAGAGCAACTCGATCTACGCAAGAGTTTTCGTCGCGCCCTCAAACACCAGGGCGAGCTGGTGGTGCTCGAACAGCGTTCCCGCAAACACAAACCCCGCCCCATCGTGGCCCTGGCCGACGTTTCGGGCTCTATGGAGCGCTACGCGCGGATGCTGCTGCACTTTCTACACGCTTTTTCCCTCGAGCAAACCCGCCAGGGGGTGCGCCAGGTCGAGAGCTTTACCTTTGGCACGCGCCTGACCCGCATCACCCGCACCCTCAAAAAACGCAGCGTGGACGCTGCTTTGAGTGAGGTGGGGCAGCAGGTCAAGGACTGGTCGGGCGGCACCCGCATCGGGGCCTGCCTGCACAGCTTCAACCAGAGCTGGGCCAAGCGGGTGCTGGGCCGGGGGGCCATCGTGCTGGTCATCTCCGACGGCTGGGACCAGGGCGACCCCGAGCTGCTGGCCTTCGAGATGGAGCGCCTGCAGAAGTCCTGCCACCGCCTGATCTGGCTCAACCCGCTTTTGGGCACCCCCGGCTACCAGCCCCTCACCCGCGGCCTGGTGGCGGCCCTGCCCTACATCGACGACTTTCTGCCGGTACACAACCTGAACAGCCTGGAGATGCTGGTGGAGGTCTTGCAGGGGCTCGAGCGACGCCCCGGCAGTGCCCACTGA
- a CDS encoding HAD family hydrolase: MLRLKAVFFDLDDTILRPRACNPWAEFKKSHGLKPHLLILDGIAQRPSEEQATLHRRLLQYEQALAASSELREGMPELLSQLSALGLATALLTNNHRAATEKALQKHGLAFDLVLTREDAPPKPSPALLQHALKFFALKPHQALFIGDSEGDLQAAQAIQIPVWFLATPHNSTLKPRFEYPIELLQALMQHWG, encoded by the coding sequence GTGCTGAGGCTGAAAGCCGTATTCTTCGATCTGGATGACACCATCTTGAGGCCCCGGGCCTGCAATCCCTGGGCAGAGTTCAAGAAAAGCCACGGCCTAAAGCCCCATCTTCTAATCCTGGATGGCATTGCCCAGCGCCCATCGGAAGAGCAGGCCACTCTGCATCGCCGCTTGTTGCAGTACGAGCAGGCGCTGGCAGCAAGTTCCGAGCTGCGCGAAGGAATGCCCGAGCTGCTGAGCCAGCTAAGCGCTTTGGGCCTGGCTACGGCCCTGCTAACCAACAACCACCGGGCCGCTACCGAGAAGGCATTACAAAAGCACGGGCTGGCATTTGATCTGGTTCTCACCCGCGAGGATGCGCCCCCCAAACCCAGCCCAGCTTTGTTGCAGCATGCTTTAAAGTTTTTTGCCCTAAAGCCCCACCAGGCGCTTTTCATCGGGGACTCGGAAGGTGACCTGCAAGCCGCACAGGCCATACAAATTCCGGTGTGGTTTCTGGCCACACCGCACAACTCGACACTAAAGCCCCGCTTCGAGTACCCTATAGAACTGTTGCAGGCACTGATGCAACATTGGGGGTAG
- a CDS encoding DivIVA domain-containing protein produces the protein MTGEFRIERSERSDLTPLDIRYQEFRQGLRGYAVAEVREYLGRVADMQTALIEENERLRSHIRELEAELAKSKEGEAELKRAVVAAERIAREIKAQAEREAELIKRETETERQAALQELIEQMKRIKSDIEQVRNERDLFVGQFRALLEGYLSSLDRFKR, from the coding sequence ATGACCGGTGAGTTTCGTATCGAGCGTAGTGAACGTAGCGACCTAACCCCACTGGACATCCGCTACCAGGAGTTTCGCCAGGGCTTGCGGGGCTACGCGGTGGCCGAGGTACGGGAGTATCTGGGTCGGGTGGCCGATATGCAGACCGCCCTGATTGAAGAAAATGAACGCCTACGTAGTCACATTCGTGAACTCGAGGCCGAGCTAGCCAAATCCAAAGAGGGCGAGGCCGAGCTAAAGCGGGCGGTGGTGGCCGCCGAGCGCATCGCCCGCGAGATTAAGGCCCAGGCCGAGCGCGAGGCCGAACTCATCAAGCGCGAGACCGAGACCGAGCGCCAGGCTGCGCTGCAGGAACTCATCGAGCAGATGAAGCGAATCAAGAGCGACATCGAACAGGTGCGCAACGAGCGCGACCTGTTTGTGGGCCAGTTTCGCGCCCTACTGGAGGGCTATCTGTCTTCGTTGGATCGCTTCAAACGCTAA
- a CDS encoding XdhC family protein, translated as MANEIPMLLAALEAAWAEGKETALATVVRVIGSAYRREGAKMLVREDGGSACMISGGCLEQEMIEIAMQILARGRAERTIFDYNEEKTWWPGCGGTVEVWVEPVEPQGMLHRWLQETTESEPSVLATVMGGGEGRVWLKPNGALEGQITPPELHDQVIRIAQQMQGGSSRPTTRYVQEAEVFFDVSSPIPELVLFGAGHDAKPMANQALVLGFRVTVVDARPELLQGFAGCQTIQAAHDEYDQKISLTPRQHVIVMNHHLDIDRQALRFALESPARYVGMLGPRNRLEKIMDALKDEGFVPSQEQLARLRNPIGLDIGAESPEEIAVAALAEIVALQRGFQGGFLHDKKAGIHEATTARVLT; from the coding sequence ATGGCAAACGAGATACCCATGCTGTTGGCTGCCCTCGAGGCCGCCTGGGCCGAGGGAAAAGAGACTGCCCTGGCGACGGTGGTGCGGGTGATTGGCTCGGCTTATCGCCGCGAAGGGGCCAAGATGCTGGTGCGCGAGGACGGCGGCTCGGCCTGCATGATTTCCGGGGGTTGCCTCGAGCAGGAGATGATCGAAATTGCCATGCAGATTCTGGCCCGGGGCCGGGCCGAGCGTACCATCTTCGATTACAACGAAGAAAAGACCTGGTGGCCTGGTTGTGGTGGTACGGTCGAGGTCTGGGTTGAGCCGGTGGAGCCCCAGGGGATGCTGCACCGCTGGCTGCAGGAGACCACCGAGTCGGAGCCCTCGGTGCTGGCTACGGTGATGGGGGGTGGCGAGGGACGGGTCTGGCTCAAGCCCAACGGGGCGCTCGAGGGCCAAATTACCCCCCCCGAACTGCACGACCAGGTGATTCGAATTGCCCAGCAGATGCAGGGGGGCTCCTCCCGCCCCACCACCCGCTATGTGCAGGAGGCCGAGGTATTTTTTGACGTCAGCAGCCCCATTCCCGAGCTGGTTTTGTTCGGGGCAGGCCACGACGCCAAGCCCATGGCCAACCAGGCCCTGGTGCTGGGGTTTAGGGTGACGGTGGTGGACGCCCGCCCCGAGCTTTTGCAGGGTTTTGCAGGCTGCCAGACCATTCAAGCTGCCCACGACGAATACGACCAGAAAATCAGTTTGACGCCCCGCCAGCACGTCATCGTGATGAACCACCACCTCGACATTGACCGCCAGGCCCTGCGCTTCGCCCTGGAGTCGCCGGCCCGGTATGTGGGTATGCTGGGTCCGCGCAACCGTCTGGAAAAAATTATGGATGCCCTGAAAGACGAAGGCTTCGTGCCCAGCCAGGAGCAACTGGCCCGTCTGCGGAATCCCATCGGGCTGGACATCGGCGCCGAAAGTCCGGAGGAGATTGCGGTGGCGGCCCTGGCCGAGATTGTGGCCCTACAAAGAGGTTTCCAGGGTGGCTTTTTGCACGACAAGAAGGCCGGGATTCACGAGGCGACCACGGCGCGGGTTTTGACCTGA
- a CDS encoding YdcF family protein: MRWWWVLVLLALGLVFFSPKAVSSSLQKADWIVVLGAAQYNGEPSDIFRNRLEAALRLYRQGYAPRIAVTGGRRPGDRYSEGEVGCQYLQARKVPRSALYCEQQSRRTVENLTNIVPIIGKSSVIIVTDEPHLPRALILAEQLGIRASGFAVRGNFKESYWQRESWLAVLARLGVR, from the coding sequence ATGCGCTGGTGGTGGGTGTTGGTGCTTCTGGCTTTAGGACTGGTCTTTTTTAGCCCCAAAGCGGTCTCCAGTTCGTTACAAAAAGCCGACTGGATTGTGGTTTTAGGAGCAGCGCAATACAACGGTGAGCCTTCGGACATTTTCCGCAATAGGCTCGAGGCCGCTTTGCGTCTGTACCGCCAGGGGTACGCGCCGCGCATTGCCGTGACCGGGGGCCGCCGTCCCGGCGACCGCTACAGCGAAGGCGAAGTAGGTTGCCAGTATCTCCAGGCCAGAAAGGTGCCCCGTTCAGCCCTCTACTGTGAGCAGCAAAGCCGTCGCACCGTGGAAAACCTGACCAACATTGTGCCCATCATCGGCAAGTCCAGTGTCATTATCGTGACCGACGAGCCGCACCTGCCCAGAGCCCTCATCCTGGCCGAACAACTGGGCATCCGGGCCAGCGGTTTTGCGGTACGGGGAAACTTTAAGGAATCGTACTGGCAGCGCGAAAGCTGGCTGGCTGTTCTGGCCCGGCTGGGGGTGCGTTAG
- a CDS encoding xanthine dehydrogenase family protein molybdopterin-binding subunit — translation MAEKLFGKAMKRVEDPRFITGSGNYTDDMTLPGMVHAAMVRSPYAHARIKGIDTSKARSHPGVLAVITGQEMKDAGINGIPTGWLHPGIKTPPHYAITFDKARHVGDIVAAVIAETRQIAEDAAQLVEVDYEPLPAVALGSDALKPGAPAVHDDVPDNVCFTWSIGDKAAVDAAFASAYKTVKLNLRNNRLVPNAMEPRASLAQYLKASDEYTLWTTSQNPHIHRLLIAAFIMGIPEHKLRVIAPDVGGGFGSKIYQYPEEIIVLYAAKKLGRPVKWTARRSESFVTDSHGRDHETVAEMAVDQNGKITAVRVDTIANMGAYLTTFAPAVPTYLYGCLLAGTYTTPHIYCHVTAPFTHTTPVDAYRGAGRPEATYLLERLVDVMAHELGMDPVEFRRKNLIPPEAFPYQTPVALQYDSGNYEANLNKALELVNYKALREQQEAWRQQGRHMGIGVVTYIEACGLAPSALVGSLGAQAGQWESALVRVMPTGKVEVFTGTHSHGQGHETAFAQVVADELQIPVEDVVLIHGDTGRMPYGWGSYGSRSAPTGLSAIVLATRKIIDKAKKIAAHLLEASPDDIVHEDGKFMVKGVPDKAKTFFEIALMAHLAHNYPADLEPGLEATHFYDPKNFVYPFGTHIAVVEVDPDTGKVKLLRYLSVDDCGPVVNPLIAEGQVHGGIAQGLGQALLEEAVYDKEGQILSGNFLEYTLPRADDLVQIEHDHTVTPCPHNPLGIKGIGEAGTIASTAAVANAVMDALRPFGIVHLDMPYTPEKVWRAIHGNRLAQAAD, via the coding sequence ATGGCCGAAAAACTCTTTGGCAAGGCGATGAAGCGGGTCGAAGACCCCCGCTTCATTACCGGCTCCGGTAACTATACCGACGACATGACCCTGCCCGGCATGGTGCACGCGGCCATGGTTCGTTCGCCGTATGCCCACGCCCGCATCAAGGGCATCGATACCTCCAAGGCCCGTTCGCATCCTGGGGTGCTGGCGGTAATTACCGGCCAGGAGATGAAGGATGCCGGCATCAACGGGATTCCCACCGGCTGGCTGCATCCCGGCATCAAAACCCCGCCCCACTACGCCATTACCTTCGACAAGGCCCGACACGTGGGCGACATTGTGGCCGCGGTCATCGCCGAAACCCGGCAGATTGCCGAGGATGCCGCACAACTCGTGGAAGTGGACTACGAGCCCCTGCCCGCGGTTGCGCTGGGGAGCGACGCGCTCAAACCCGGTGCCCCCGCTGTACACGACGACGTGCCCGACAACGTCTGCTTCACCTGGAGCATTGGCGATAAAGCTGCGGTAGATGCGGCTTTTGCCAGCGCCTACAAAACCGTCAAACTCAACCTGCGCAACAACCGGCTGGTGCCCAACGCCATGGAGCCTCGAGCCTCGCTGGCCCAGTACCTCAAGGCCAGCGACGAGTACACCCTCTGGACCACCAGCCAGAACCCCCACATTCACCGCCTCCTGATTGCCGCTTTCATCATGGGCATCCCCGAGCACAAGCTGCGGGTGATCGCCCCGGATGTGGGCGGGGGCTTCGGCAGCAAGATCTACCAGTACCCCGAGGAGATTATCGTGCTCTACGCGGCCAAAAAGCTGGGCCGACCGGTCAAGTGGACGGCCCGCCGCTCGGAGAGCTTTGTCACCGACTCCCACGGACGCGACCACGAGACCGTGGCCGAGATGGCAGTGGATCAGAACGGCAAGATTACCGCGGTGCGGGTGGACACCATCGCCAACATGGGGGCCTACCTGACCACTTTTGCCCCGGCGGTGCCCACCTACCTGTACGGCTGTTTGCTGGCCGGCACCTATACCACACCCCACATCTACTGCCACGTAACCGCGCCCTTTACCCACACCACCCCCGTGGATGCCTACCGGGGCGCCGGGCGGCCCGAGGCCACCTATCTGCTCGAGCGCCTGGTGGACGTGATGGCCCACGAGCTGGGCATGGATCCGGTGGAGTTCCGCCGCAAGAACCTGATTCCCCCCGAGGCCTTCCCCTACCAGACCCCGGTGGCTTTGCAGTACGACTCCGGCAACTACGAGGCCAACCTGAACAAGGCCCTCGAGCTGGTCAACTACAAAGCGCTACGCGAGCAGCAAGAAGCCTGGCGCCAGCAAGGCCGCCACATGGGAATCGGGGTGGTGACCTATATCGAGGCCTGCGGGCTGGCCCCCTCGGCCCTGGTGGGCAGCCTGGGGGCCCAGGCCGGGCAGTGGGAGAGCGCTTTGGTGCGGGTGATGCCCACCGGCAAGGTGGAGGTCTTTACCGGTACGCACAGCCACGGTCAGGGCCACGAGACGGCCTTTGCCCAGGTGGTGGCCGACGAGCTGCAAATCCCCGTCGAGGACGTGGTGCTGATACACGGCGACACCGGGCGGATGCCCTACGGCTGGGGGTCGTATGGCTCGCGCTCGGCCCCCACGGGCCTCTCGGCCATCGTGCTGGCGACCCGCAAGATTATCGACAAGGCCAAAAAGATTGCCGCCCATCTGCTCGAGGCCAGCCCCGACGACATCGTGCACGAAGACGGCAAGTTTATGGTCAAGGGGGTGCCCGACAAGGCCAAGACCTTCTTCGAGATCGCCCTGATGGCCCACCTGGCCCACAACTACCCCGCCGACCTCGAGCCCGGCCTCGAGGCCACCCACTTCTATGACCCCAAAAACTTCGTCTACCCCTTCGGCACCCACATCGCGGTGGTGGAGGTAGACCCCGACACCGGCAAGGTCAAGCTGCTGCGCTACCTCTCGGTGGACGACTGCGGCCCGGTGGTCAACCCCCTGATTGCCGAGGGCCAGGTGCACGGGGGCATTGCCCAGGGCTTGGGGCAGGCCCTGCTGGAAGAGGCCGTCTACGATAAAGAGGGCCAGATTCTCTCGGGGAACTTTTTGGAGTACACCCTCCCCCGCGCCGACGATCTGGTGCAGATCGAGCACGACCACACCGTGACCCCCTGCCCGCACAACCCCCTGGGCATCAAAGGCATCGGCGAGGCCGGCACCATCGCCTCCACCGCCGCGGTGGCCAACGCCGTCATGGATGCCCTGCGGCCCTTTGGTATTGTGCACCTCGACATGCCCTACACCCCCGAAAAGGTCTGGCGGGCCATTCACGGCAACAGGCTGGCCCAGGCCGCCGATTAG
- a CDS encoding AAA family ATPase, whose translation MMPKSVEETQKALEAHRYIADKGLSVAVFLALKLGRPLLLEGEPGVGKTEIVKVLAEMLSTRLIRLQCYEGLDISNAVYEWDYARQLLQIRLLEASGERDQEKVRHEVFSQEFLLKRPLLQALESQNGKAPVLLIDELDRADEEFEAFLLEFLSDWQITVPEVGTLKAERPPVVVITSNRTREIHDALKRRCMYYWIDYPSFEKEYRIVQEKVPGVPEKLAQQAVAFVQELRKQDLYKAPGVAETLDWASSLLALGQTELSPEVIEETLGVLLKYQDDVVKAKNQARDLLARAQMSI comes from the coding sequence ATGATGCCTAAATCCGTCGAGGAGACCCAAAAAGCCCTCGAGGCCCATCGCTACATCGCCGATAAGGGACTCTCGGTAGCGGTGTTTCTGGCCCTGAAGCTGGGCCGCCCTTTGCTCCTGGAGGGCGAGCCAGGGGTGGGCAAGACCGAGATCGTGAAGGTGCTGGCAGAGATGCTCTCTACCCGTCTGATTCGCCTGCAATGCTACGAAGGGTTGGACATTAGCAATGCGGTGTACGAGTGGGACTACGCCCGCCAGCTCCTGCAAATTCGGCTGCTGGAGGCCAGCGGCGAGCGCGACCAGGAAAAAGTGCGCCACGAGGTGTTCAGCCAGGAGTTCCTGCTCAAGCGCCCGCTTTTGCAGGCCCTGGAAAGCCAGAACGGCAAGGCCCCGGTACTCTTGATTGACGAACTCGACCGGGCCGATGAGGAGTTCGAGGCGTTTTTGCTCGAGTTCCTTTCCGACTGGCAGATTACCGTTCCCGAGGTGGGCACCCTCAAGGCCGAAAGGCCGCCGGTGGTGGTGATTACCTCCAACCGCACCCGCGAGATACACGACGCCCTGAAGCGCCGCTGCATGTACTACTGGATCGACTACCCCAGCTTCGAGAAGGAGTACCGCATCGTGCAGGAAAAAGTGCCGGGCGTACCGGAAAAACTGGCCCAGCAGGCGGTAGCCTTTGTGCAGGAGCTGCGTAAGCAGGACCTCTACAAAGCCCCCGGCGTGGCCGAGACCCTGGACTGGGCCTCCTCGCTTTTAGCCCTGGGCCAGACCGAGCTTTCCCCCGAGGTCATCGAGGAAACTCTGGGGGTGCTGCTCAAGTACCAGGACGACGTGGTTAAAGCCAAAAACCAGGCCCGCGACCTGCTGGCTAGGGCCCAGATGTCTATATGA
- a CDS encoding (2Fe-2S)-binding protein, with protein sequence MAEKVHIKVVVNGLEHHSEVEPRLLLVHYLRETLGLTGTHVGCDTSQCGACTVHVDGQAVKSCTMFAVQADGASVTTIEGIGSVGKLHPVQEGFWEMHGLQCGFCTPGMIMAAVDLLNKNPQPSEEEIRHALEGNLCRCTGYHNIVRAVQYAADKMAGKVGAAADD encoded by the coding sequence ATGGCAGAAAAAGTACACATCAAGGTAGTGGTCAACGGGCTCGAGCACCACAGCGAGGTGGAGCCGAGGCTTTTATTGGTTCACTACCTGCGCGAAACCTTGGGGCTTACCGGAACCCACGTAGGCTGTGATACCAGCCAGTGCGGGGCTTGCACGGTGCACGTAGACGGACAGGCCGTGAAGTCGTGCACCATGTTCGCGGTGCAGGCCGATGGCGCCAGTGTAACCACCATCGAAGGCATCGGAAGCGTCGGCAAGTTACACCCGGTGCAGGAAGGTTTTTGGGAGATGCACGGGCTACAGTGTGGCTTCTGCACCCCCGGCATGATCATGGCGGCGGTTGACCTGCTCAACAAGAACCCCCAGCCCAGCGAAGAGGAAATCCGCCATGCCTTAGAGGGCAACCTGTGCCGCTGCACCGGCTACCACAACATCGTGCGGGCCGTGCAGTACGCTGCCGACAAGATGGCGGGCAAGGTTGGAGCCGCTGCGGACGACTAA
- a CDS encoding YggS family pyridoxal phosphate-dependent enzyme: MSLPDVLARIEQACARAGRDPHGVRLVAVTKEHPVEEIHERVLRYGRFPLGESRIQEALPKMQELEAEWHFIGPLQRNKAKFAVRFDLIHSIDSVRLAEAVARKAQENNKIQRVLLELNLGREPQKHGFLEEELPEAMARIQALEGLRVEGLMTVAPYTEDPEAVRPLFTRLSRLADQYQLPERSMGMSGDFEVAVEEGATLVRVGRAIFEPET, from the coding sequence ATGAGTCTTCCTGACGTTCTCGCACGCATCGAGCAGGCCTGCGCCAGGGCGGGGCGCGACCCCCATGGCGTGCGGCTGGTAGCGGTCACCAAGGAACACCCGGTGGAAGAAATTCATGAGCGGGTGCTGCGTTATGGCCGTTTTCCCCTGGGCGAGTCGCGCATTCAGGAGGCCTTGCCTAAGATGCAAGAACTCGAGGCTGAGTGGCACTTTATCGGGCCTTTACAGCGCAACAAAGCCAAGTTTGCGGTGCGATTCGACCTGATTCACTCCATCGATTCGGTACGCTTGGCCGAGGCTGTGGCCCGCAAAGCGCAAGAAAATAACAAGATACAGCGGGTGCTGCTCGAGCTCAACCTGGGCCGCGAACCCCAGAAGCACGGCTTTTTGGAGGAAGAGCTGCCCGAGGCCATGGCCCGGATACAAGCCCTGGAGGGACTGCGGGTCGAGGGCTTGATGACAGTTGCGCCCTATACCGAAGACCCTGAGGCGGTGCGACCCCTATTTACCCGACTCTCGAGGCTGGCCGACCAGTACCAGTTGCCCGAGCGCAGCATGGGGATGTCGGGGGATTTCGAGGTGGCGGTAGAGGAGGGGGCCACCCTGGTGCGGGTGGGGCGGGCTATTTTTGAGCCTGAGACGTGA
- a CDS encoding FAD binding domain-containing protein, producing the protein MYTSEFAYKKASSLAEAIRLLQQHPDAKLLAGGHSLIPTMKLRLASPPALIDISRVPELRGIRREGETLVIGAMTTYHELETSDLLKQHCPIIPQAVHLIGDPMVRARGTIGGSLAHADPAADLPASMLALGAQIKVQGPSGSRVVEAEQFFTGMFSTALQEGEILSEVHIPIRPGARMAYAKFPHPASRYAVVGVAVVLDGNTVRAAVTGAGEHAMRLTKLEQALSGQPLTAQNIAAACQGLLPPDNLNHDLVASKEYRAHLVDVMAKRALMQAAGL; encoded by the coding sequence ATGTACACATCTGAGTTCGCCTATAAAAAAGCTAGTAGCCTTGCGGAGGCCATCCGCCTGCTCCAGCAGCACCCCGATGCCAAGCTGCTGGCAGGCGGCCACAGCCTGATTCCCACCATGAAGCTGCGTCTGGCTTCGCCCCCGGCCCTGATCGACATCTCCAGGGTGCCGGAGCTGCGCGGGATCCGGCGCGAAGGCGAGACCCTGGTCATCGGAGCCATGACCACCTACCACGAGCTGGAAACCTCCGATCTGCTCAAACAGCACTGCCCCATCATTCCCCAGGCCGTACACCTGATTGGCGACCCCATGGTGCGGGCCCGGGGCACCATCGGGGGTTCGCTGGCCCATGCCGACCCCGCCGCCGATCTGCCGGCTTCTATGCTGGCCTTGGGGGCCCAGATTAAAGTCCAGGGGCCCTCCGGCAGCCGGGTGGTGGAAGCTGAGCAGTTTTTCACCGGCATGTTCAGCACGGCCCTGCAGGAAGGCGAAATCCTGAGCGAGGTACACATTCCCATCCGGCCCGGCGCCCGCATGGCCTACGCCAAGTTCCCCCACCCAGCCAGCCGCTACGCGGTGGTGGGGGTGGCGGTGGTGCTGGACGGAAATACCGTGCGGGCGGCGGTTACCGGGGCGGGCGAGCACGCCATGCGGCTTACCAAGCTCGAGCAGGCCCTCTCGGGCCAGCCCCTTACCGCCCAAAACATCGCCGCCGCCTGCCAGGGGCTGCTCCCGCCCGACAACCTCAACCACGACCTGGTAGCCTCCAAAGAGTACCGCGCCCACCTGGTGGACGTGATGGCCAAGCGGGCTTTAATGCAAGCCGCCGGGCTATAG
- a CDS encoding purine-nucleoside phosphorylase, which translates to MSSTYDQIQETVNHIRTQTDFVPEVGIVLGSGLGPLGDEIETVASFPYSTLPNFPHSTAPGHEGKLILGRLEGKNVLAYKGRVHCYEGYTPAQAAFPQRVGFFLGARTFLITSAAGGLNPGWNAGELMLHSDYINYAALSPLTGPNDERLGPRFPVTFDAYDLELRALAHKVARAQDFHLREGVYAWWPGPQFASRAELRLLRTLGADAIGMSTVPEVIALRHLGAKVLGLSTITDMAVPEREHHATEQEVLATAARSGALFRRFVRGILAAM; encoded by the coding sequence ATGAGTTCTACCTACGACCAGATTCAAGAGACTGTAAACCACATTCGCACCCAAACCGACTTTGTGCCCGAGGTGGGCATCGTGTTGGGTTCGGGCCTGGGGCCCCTGGGTGACGAGATCGAGACGGTGGCGAGCTTTCCTTACAGCACGCTGCCTAATTTCCCCCACTCCACGGCACCCGGGCACGAGGGGAAGCTCATTTTGGGGCGGCTCGAGGGCAAAAACGTACTGGCCTACAAGGGCCGGGTGCACTGCTACGAGGGCTACACCCCAGCCCAGGCGGCATTTCCGCAGCGGGTGGGGTTCTTTCTGGGGGCCAGGACATTTTTGATTACCTCGGCTGCTGGGGGGCTCAACCCGGGCTGGAATGCCGGCGAGCTCATGTTGCACAGCGACTACATCAACTACGCCGCTCTTTCGCCCCTTACCGGCCCCAACGACGAGCGCCTGGGGCCGCGCTTTCCCGTGACCTTCGACGCCTACGACCTAGAGCTGCGGGCGCTGGCCCATAAAGTAGCCAGAGCCCAGGACTTCCACCTGCGCGAAGGGGTTTATGCCTGGTGGCCTGGGCCGCAGTTTGCCAGCCGGGCCGAACTGCGGCTGCTGCGTACCCTTGGCGCCGATGCAATTGGGATGTCCACCGTGCCCGAGGTAATCGCTCTGCGACATCTGGGGGCCAAGGTGCTGGGTCTTTCCACCATTACCGATATGGCGGTGCCCGAACGGGAGCACCACGCCACCGAGCAGGAAGTGCTGGCTACCGCGGCCAGGAGCGGGGCCTTGTTCCGCAGGTTTGTGCGTGGAATTCTAGCCGCCATGTGA